AGACGGATGTTCCCTGTGGGGATGGTGGGAAGAGCTACTTCAGGTGTGGGTGATCCACACAGTGGGGCGTTTGAAAGTGTTTTCCGTGTTCAACATACTCCTTTGATGaactcatggttttttttttaatgattgaagtatggctgatttacaatattgtgttagtttcaggtgaacaaacatgtttttactttttaattttttcctgtattactctgatcctcatacatttattcaaatttattgaatcaaaagttgggttttgtattttgtgtcctttgaaatttttcttagtagttcacttaattttattttaccaaaGTTTAGGTTTgtgaagttagaaaataaaaaccacagctaGAAAATTCACACATCTTTCAGTGCAGGGAGTTTGAGACTTCCAGGTAGGGATTCAGGTAACTGGAGGTGTGATTCCAACTTCTTTAGAGTCTATGAAGCCTAAGATCTATGAGGAAGATCTATGAGTGAAGTTAGCCAGGGAAATCAGAGGATGGGAAATGAGGCATTGAGAAGTCACCAACCCTTGCCATGCCACGAACCCTTGCCATGAGAATGGAGGGGACCTTGTATCTGCTCAACACCCTTAGAGCATCTGGTCTAATGCTCTTCCATTTTACGGAAGATGAACCCAGTGAGGGAGTGTGGCTTGTCTTAGGCACTCAGTTTGTTAGGGACTCACATTTTGTTCCAGTACCCAAGTCTCTGCACTTCTCATCCAGTCTCCTACACCAGCCCTGGATGGCACAAAAGCCCTTATTCCCAATGCACAGAAAAAAGAGCCGAGTCGGAAGAGTGTCAACAACTTTTATTACAACTCACATATTTCAAAGGAAAGGGAATGTAGCAATCAAGTCAGAGTTGTAGGAAAACACAGGTCGGCCCGTGGTCCTCCATTGACACCTGGGGCAGGCTCTCCGCGACATCAGGCACAGCAGCTGCACTTGTCCGAGGCCCCTTTGCAGACGCAGCCCTGGGCACACTTGGCGCAGCCCacggggcagcaggagcagcagcctggGGAGGCAAGGGCAGCGTGCAGTCGGACCACGCGTTGTCCACAACCACCCTTCCCAACACCAGGCCTGGCCCCAGCCGCCCTCAGGCCCAGACCCTGAGTTTACGACGGTGTCCTCTGTCCTGAGAGAATTGCTCTCAGACACTAGGTTCAGGTTGCCTGCCCCATCTGTGCCCAGGACAGGGCACAGCGCCTTGGACAGACAGTGAGCAGGGCCTCTGGGGCAAGAGAAAGCCGGCCCCCAGCACCACCAGTGATGTGAGCCACGTCCTCAGGATCAAAGTGGAGGCAAACCCCTcacagagtagctcccgctcgggATAGGGAAGCTCTGGGTTGCTTCGACAGGAAGGGGCTGCACCAGGTCCGAGAAGCCACACACGGTCGCTCGCTCATGTCCCTACAGTGCTTCAGTCCCTGGGAGGATTCAGAAGCGTGACTCAGGAGGCAGGAGGACTAGTTCTAGTGACAGGTCTGAGGTTGTTGGTTGGTGAcccgtctgggcctcagtctccctgttcTCTAGTGCGCGCCTGGGTCTCGGTCATGTCGAAGGTGATTCCAGCTCTGATTGG
This genomic window from Mesoplodon densirostris isolate mMesDen1 chromosome 19, mMesDen1 primary haplotype, whole genome shotgun sequence contains:
- the LOC132480046 gene encoding metallothionein-1E-like; this translates as MDPKCSCPTGGSCSCAGSCTCKACRCTSCKKSCCSCCPVGCAKCAQGCVCKGASDKCSCCA